The DNA sequence ATCGGCATCGGCTTTAGAGATGGCGGGCACATCAGCAAGACCCCCAGACCCAAGAGCTAAAAGCCAATGAATCTCTACAAAGACGCGTTGCTTCATGAATGCAGACTCGGACAACCAGGGTCGCAATGCATCGAGCTTGCTGGCGTAGCGCCCATCCAGTGGAGATAAGGCGTTTAAAGTGCTAATCGGTTGGCTCACGGCGCTGCCTTTAGTGGAGGTAATCAATAAAGTCCTATTTTAAAGCGTTATTGAGTCATCCCCGCCACGGAGCTATACTCCACCGCTATGAAAATAATTGGATCACTTACCAGCCCTTACGCCCGCAAAGTACGGATTGTCCTAGCCGAAAAGAAGATTGAGGCCGATTTTGTGCCTGAAAACGTCTGGGTTCCCGAAACCACCATTGGGCAACATAACCCTCTGGGGAAGATTCCCTGCCTAGTGACGGACGATGGCAGTGCTATTTTTGATTCACGGGTAATCGTGGAATACGTCGATACCTTGAGCCCCGTTGGTAAGTTAATTCCGGCCGATGGTCGTGAGCGTGCCGCGGTTAAAACCTGGGAAGCATTGGCAGATGGGATCTTGGATGCCGGTATTTTGGCCAGACTAGAAGCAACCTGGCGACCAGCAGAGCAGCAAAGCCCTGCTTGGATTGAGCGCCAAATGAGCAAAATCGATGCAGCCCTGAAAACTATGTCGATTGGCCTAGGCGAATCCAATTACTGCCACCACAATCAATTTAGTCTTGCTGATATTGCGGTGGGCTGCGCCTTGGGTTACCTGGATTTTCGCTTTCCATCGCTGGACTGGCGCACGCCCCATCCCAACCTAGCGGCTTTCTACCAAGGACTCATGCAGCGGCAGTCTTTTAAAGACACGGTCCCACCCGCAGCGTAATACTTAGCGGCTTGGGGCTATTCTGGGCTCGCAGAAATAATCCCGCCGCCCAAGCAAATATCACCGTCGTACACCACAGCAGATTGACCGGGCGTAATCGCCCACTGGGAATCCGCAAATTGCAGCGCGAACCCAGCAGATGCCATCTCCAAGGTGCAATTAGCATCCGCTTGGCGATAGCGTGTTTTGGCTCCATAAGCGCCTGCCAATGGCATTGCACCACTAATCCAACTCGCATCGATTGCATTTAAATGCTGGCTGCTCAGCCAAGGATGTGCGTGGCCCTGAGCGATATACAGGGTATTGCTCGCCATATCTTTGCGCGCAACGTACCAAGCATCCCCATTGCCATCTTGGCTACCACCAACCCCAATCCCTTTGCGCTGGCCGAGGGTAAAAAATGCCAAGCCCATGTGCTCACCCACGGTCTTGCCATCCGGGGTTTTAATCGGGCCTGGAGTAGTCGGCAGGTAGCGATTTAAAAATTCCCGAAACGGCCGCTCGCCAATAAAGCAAATGCCAGTCGAGTCTTTTTTACGTGCGTTTGGTAAACCAATTTGGTCAGCCAACTTGCGTACTTCGGTCTTGGCCATTTCGCCGAGTGGAAACATCACCTTTGCCAGCTGCTGCTGACTCAGGCGATGTAAAAAATAACTTTGATCCTTGCTGGCATCGAGCCCCTTTAGAAGCTGTACACCCTCCACGGCGTGCCTTGCACGGGCGTAGTGCCCAGTGGCGATGGCGTCTGCGCCCAAGGCCATGGCGTGGTCCAAAAACGCTTTAAATTTGATTTCGGCATTGCACAAGACATCGGGATTGGGGGTGCGGCCGGCGCTGTATTCGCGTAAAAATTCAGCAAAAACACGCTCCCGGTACTCTGCAGCAAAGTTCACCGCCTCTACGTCAATCCCAATCAGGTCGGCAACCGAGACTACATCGAGCCAATCTTGGCGGCTGGAGCAATACTCGCTATTGTCGTCGTCCTCCCAGTTTTTCATAAAAAGTCCAATAACTTCAAAGCCTTGCTGTTTTAAAAGCCAAGCCGTTACGGACGAATCCACGCCCCCAGACATCCCCACCACGACTTTTGAGGGCTGAGACAGCGGAATTGCGGAAGATTGAAGGTCGAGCATCAAAAAAATGAGAGAATTACACTTAAGTTACCGGTTCCCCATTGTAAAAGTCTTACGTTGGATACACACCAATTAAAAGAAATTACGAACGCAATGGGTAAGTGCGCTCACAAGGCCAAGCTACTTTAACTAATACCGCTTTTCTAAATTATTTGCTTTCGGAGACATGCCATGCGCATTGGAGTGCCACTAGAAACCAGACCGGGGGAAACTCGGGTTGCAGCCACACCGGAGACGGTCAAAAAGCTGATCAGCCAAGGTCATCAATTCATTATTCAATCCGGTGCCGGTAACGGTGCCAGCGTCCCAGATTCAGCCTATGAAGCCGTTGGCGCCACCATTGGTAGCGCTGCCGACGCTTTTGCGGCGGAGATGGTGCTCAAGGTTCGTAGCCCACAGGCCGACGAACTCAAGCAAATCAAATCCGGAACCGTGCTGATTGGCATGCTCGATCCATTTGATAACGAGGCGATTGCAGCGATGGCCAGCCAAGGCATTACCGCCTTTGCCCTCGAGGCAGCGCCACGTACTACCCGCGCCCAGAGCATGGATGTGCTGTCTTCTCAGGCCAACATCGCAGGCTACAAAGCCGTCATGCTTGCCGCCAACGAATATCAGCGCTTTATGCCTATGCTGATGACCGCAGCAGGTACGGTTAAGGCAGCGCGCATACTCATTTTGGGTGCTGGCGTTGCAGGTCTGCAAGCCATTGCGACAGCCAAGCGCCTAGGCGCTGTGATTGAGGCGTCCGATGTGCGTCCTGCCGCAAAAGAACAAATCGAATCGCTTGGCGCGAAGTTTGTGGATGTGCCTTACGAGACCGATGAAGAGCGCGAGATCGCTAAAGGTGTTGGTGGCTATGCACGCCCCATGCCCGAGTCTTGGATGAAACGCCAAGCTGCCTTGGTTGCTGAGCGCGCCATGCAAGCGGATATTGTGATTGCGACCGCCTTAATTCCAGGACGCAAGCCACCTGTCTTATTGCACAGCGAGACCGTAGCCAAGATGAAGCCGGGTTCAGTCGTGATCGATTTGGCTGCAGGCCGTGGTGAAAATGGCTCTGGCAATTGCCCCCTTACTCGCGCCGATCAAATTGTCGATGCGAATGGTGTGAAGATTGTTGGCCATACGAATTTACCCAGCATGGTTGCAGCAGATGCGTCGGCACTCTACGCGCGCAACGTACTGGACTTTATGAAGCTCATCATTAATAAAGAAGCGCAGCTGGCCATTCCTGCTGCTGCCGATGATGACATTGTTGCAGCCTGCCTCATGTGTCGTGATGGCCAAGCTGTCCGTACCAATTAATTATTGAAGGAATGATCATGGATGCAGCTGCAATTCAAAGTATTCTTACGGTCCAAAACATTACGGTGTTTGTGCTGGCCATTTTTGTGGGCTACCACGTGGTTTGGAACGTTACACCCGCATTGCATACGCCCTTAATGGCGGTGACCAATGCGATTTCTGGAATTATCATCGTCGGCGCTTTGCTGCAAACCGAAGTAATCAATGGCGATGAAATTACCCTCACCAGCTTGATTGGCGCACTGGCCGTCTTCCTCGCCTCGATAAACATTTTTGGTGGCTTTATGGTCACTCGGCGCATGCTCGAAATGTTTAAAAAGAAGGCTCCTAAAAACGAAGCCGCTGGCACAAAGTAAGAGAACCACACCATGTCTAATATCACAGCGATTTCTTATCTCATTTCTTCGGTACTTTTTATCCTCGCACTGCGGGGCTTATCGTCACCGACCACCTCCCGTCAAGGTAACGTGTATGGAATGATCGGCATGCTGCTCGCCGTCATCACCACATTCTTGATTCCAACATTTAAGCCGGTCTACTGGCTGATTGGCGTTGCCATTGTTGCTGGCGCGATCATCGGTTCGATTGCCGCTAAACGCGTGCAAATGACCAAGATGCCTGAGCTGGTTGCTTTAATGCACTCCTTCGTTGGTCTATCCGCGGTACTGATCGCAATTGCAGCAGTAATCAATCCCGCACAAGATCACTCGGGCGCGCAGAAGATCGAGCTCTTCATCGGCGCTTTCATCGGTGCGATTACCTTTACTGCCTCGATCATTGCTTTCGGTAAGCTGTCCGGCAAAGTCAGCGGCAAGCCAGTGACTTTCTCAGGCCAGCACATGCTGAACCTGATTCTTGCCATACTGATGGTTGCGGCTGGAGTGGTGTATTTCTTAACGGATAGTCATGCGGCCTTCCTGGCCATGTGCGCAGTTGCCTTGGTACTCGGCGTGACCTTGATCATCCCGATTGGTGGTGCCGATATGCCAGTGGTGGTGTCGATGCTCAATAGCTACTCGGGCTGGGCAGCAGCGGGCATTGGCTTTACGCTCAACAACCCCGTTTTGATCATTGCTGGCGCCTGCGTTGGCTCTTCAGGTGCAATTCTGTCTTACATCATGTGTAAGGCGATGAACCGTTCAATCATCGCAGTGTTGCTTGGCGGCTTTGGCGCTGAGGCAGCCGCCGGCGGTGACGATGATGGCGCCCCAAAGAACTACAAATCGGGCTCAGCTGAAGATGCGGCATTCTTGATGACCAATGCCGATACCGTGATCATTGTTCCGGGCTACGGTTTGGCGGTTGCGCGCGCGCAGCATGCACTCAAAGAGTTAACCGAGAAGTTGACTCACCATGGCGTAACGGTGAAGTATGCGATCCACCCAGTTGCCGGACGGATGCCTGGTCACATGAACGTCTTGCTAGCGGAAGCCGAAGTACCCTACGACCAAGTATTTGAAATGGAAGACATCAACAGCGACTTCGGTCAGGCTGATGTGGTTCTGGTTCTAGGCGCCAATGACGTGGTTAACCCAGCAGCGCGTACACTTGGTAGCCCAATCTTTGGCATGCCGATTCTGGAAGCGTTTAAAGCCAAAACTATCATTGTCAACAAGCGTTCGATGGCTGCTGGTTACGCCGGCTTAGATAACGAACTCTTCTATATGGATAAAACCATGATGGTCTTCGGTGATGCGAAGAAGGTCATCGAAGACATGGTCAAAGCGGTTGATTAATTGAATGCATAAGCTTGGGATAAGCCACTTTCGAGTGGCTTTTTCCTTTTTAGTATCCGATGTAATTACACACAGAGAGAACTCATCGTGAAAAAATTTCCAACATTGTTTTGTCTTATTGGTCTTTTTTGTTCGGCCACTGTCTTTGCCCAGCAAACGTATCCGAATCGCAGCATTCAAATGATCATGCCCCTACAGGCTGGAAGTGGGGTTGATATATTGATGCGCCCCATTGTTCAACGTATGGGCGAAAACTTAAACCAAGCGATTGTGATTGAAAACATTCCAGGTGGGGCCGGTCTGATTGGGGCCACCAAAGTTGCACAATCGCCGTCTGAAGGCTATGTTTTAGGTGCTTTTAATGACAGTATTTTGACCATGGTGCCCAATTTATACCCAAAAGTGGAGTATGACCCCATCACCAGTTTTGTACCCATCTCCCAAATTGCATCGATCACCTTTGTCATGGTTGCCAACCCATCTTTTTCGGCGAACACAGCGGCTGATCTGGTACGAATTGCAAAAGCCAATCCTGGAAAAATTGACTATGCCTCGGGCGGAAATGGATCACCCCAGCATATCGGCATGGAAATGTTTCGCCAGCTAACTGGAGCTCCCTTGGTGCACATTCCATATCGCGGCGCTGCCGCTGCGGTAACGGATGTCATGGCCGGCCAAGTTCCGGTGATGATTAGCGCCTTATCGGTGGTATTGCCCCACATTAAGTCTGGCAAGCTTAAGGTGTTAGGTGTTGCCAGCAAAAAGCGGTCCTCTTTGCTTCCGAATACCCCAACCATCGATGAGAGTGTTCGCGGCTATGAATTCTCAACATGGGGTGCCATTGTTGCGCCAAAAGGTACGTCAAGCGCTGTGGTGAGCAAGATCAACGATTCCCTTGCTGCCGCACTAAAGGACCCTAAATTGCGCGAGCAACTGACACAGCAAGGATTTGAAATCAGTCCAATTGGATCTGAAAACCTCAAAGAAGTTACAGCGCAAGGATTGGTGCGCATGAAGCGAGTCATTAAAGAGGGTGGGATTGAGCCTAATTAAAGTCACTACTTCAGATATTCAATCGGAGATAAAGCCACCTTCAAGTGGCTTTTTGTTGGCCTGGCCGAATGGGCCGATGCACGCCGATTCAATTAACAGCAGGGTCACTGACTGCAGCGCGAGACTCCAGTAGCCGCGTACGAGCGTATCGCACCCCTACGAGCGCTAAATGTACAAAGATAATGAATAGGTACATTTCGCCCAGAGTCTCATGAGAGCCCTCAAAGATTGCTCGTAGCCACTTGCCGCCCCATTCTTCATAGCCCCCAATCCCGGTAAGCACTAACAAAGGCGTTAACACATACATCACCAAAATAAATACACCCATGAAAGCGCCGTACCACCGATTCCAGTTCCAGAGGCGTTGTATCTCGAGTGCCTTCATGTCCGCTTGAATTCCCTTGACCATACTTGCCCTTCGCCATAGGGCGCCGAGCGAACTAGCTCCACCCGCAATTGCGCCCCAGCACAAACGCAACAGAAAAATGATCCCGAAGCCATATCCACAATACACATGCACCAGACGAAATGACTCACTGTCTGCAGTGATGTAGGCCATAATGAATGATACGGCCCCAATCAAATGCAGCGTATTTTTCACCGACTTGCTGAACGCAGTTGAAATACCCATTATTTTTACCTTGGAATCTGCACATCGTCATCGTCAAAATTACCTTGCTCGGCATGACGATGGCATGCATTGCAATTGGCTGCACTCTTCACAGAGGGCTTAGCAAAATCTTCAACCCCAATCTTGCGGTGCTTCTTTTGAAACCAATAGGACTGGGTGATTCGATTTTCTGGAGGCGCCTCTTTAACACGCTTATAACTTCCTGCATAGCGCTTAAGCCAAGCTAAAATCTCCGCCGCATCCTTAGGCTCAACAGAGGCATCGGTTCCGTAATGCTTGCTAAGGCCGCTCATAATAGAGGACCAGGATTGTGCCGGCAAAAATCCCGGTGGATACGCCAGATGGCAACTCGCACACTCGGCTTGATAGCTCGGCAAACGCTCAACGGGTATCCTATTTGCACTATCCGCCATTGCCAATTGAGAGGCGGCTCCTACTGCCACGTACGTCAACGCAGTTAGCACCAGCATCGAAATAAAATCTTTCATAATCACTCCTACTTTTTAATGCTGATGAGGTAAGACAAGACGTCCGCCTTTTCTTGGGGTAGGCATTCCCGCCCAAGGACGTCGTTGCAATTACGGCGAAACCATTTATCCGTTCTGGCAGAGTCGGTAAGCGCATCTGGATTTGCAGATGGTGCGAGAGGATCAATTGCCTTACTGGTACTAGCATGCTTTCCTGGGGATGTGGGTGGGTTACCATGGCACGATGAACAGGACCACTCTTTGCCGTGGGTGGAATTAAAAAATATCTTCCCCCTATCGCTATTGGCTTGACTACCGGCTTTATCGGCCCAATACTGCAGTTGTTTACTGGGCGTTGTTTCTGCTGCAATTGCTGGTGCTATTGCTGTAAAGACCAAGAGCATGAATAGAGCCGATTTAGCATGAATGCTGTA is a window from the Polynucleobacter difficilis genome containing:
- a CDS encoding proton-translocating transhydrogenase family protein, which produces MDAAAIQSILTVQNITVFVLAIFVGYHVVWNVTPALHTPLMAVTNAISGIIIVGALLQTEVINGDEITLTSLIGALAVFLASINIFGGFMVTRRMLEMFKKKAPKNEAAGTK
- a CDS encoding NAD(P)(+) transhydrogenase (Re/Si-specific) subunit beta; this encodes MSNITAISYLISSVLFILALRGLSSPTTSRQGNVYGMIGMLLAVITTFLIPTFKPVYWLIGVAIVAGAIIGSIAAKRVQMTKMPELVALMHSFVGLSAVLIAIAAVINPAQDHSGAQKIELFIGAFIGAITFTASIIAFGKLSGKVSGKPVTFSGQHMLNLILAILMVAAGVVYFLTDSHAAFLAMCAVALVLGVTLIIPIGGADMPVVVSMLNSYSGWAAAGIGFTLNNPVLIIAGACVGSSGAILSYIMCKAMNRSIIAVLLGGFGAEAAAGGDDDGAPKNYKSGSAEDAAFLMTNADTVIIVPGYGLAVARAQHALKELTEKLTHHGVTVKYAIHPVAGRMPGHMNVLLAEAEVPYDQVFEMEDINSDFGQADVVLVLGANDVVNPAARTLGSPIFGMPILEAFKAKTIIVNKRSMAAGYAGLDNELFYMDKTMMVFGDAKKVIEDMVKAVD
- a CDS encoding diheme cytochrome c codes for the protein MKDFISMLVLTALTYVAVGAASQLAMADSANRIPVERLPSYQAECASCHLAYPPGFLPAQSWSSIMSGLSKHYGTDASVEPKDAAEILAWLKRYAGSYKRVKEAPPENRITQSYWFQKKHRKIGVEDFAKPSVKSAANCNACHRHAEQGNFDDDDVQIPR
- a CDS encoding Bug family tripartite tricarboxylate transporter substrate binding protein; this translates as MKKFPTLFCLIGLFCSATVFAQQTYPNRSIQMIMPLQAGSGVDILMRPIVQRMGENLNQAIVIENIPGGAGLIGATKVAQSPSEGYVLGAFNDSILTMVPNLYPKVEYDPITSFVPISQIASITFVMVANPSFSANTAADLVRIAKANPGKIDYASGGNGSPQHIGMEMFRQLTGAPLVHIPYRGAAAAVTDVMAGQVPVMISALSVVLPHIKSGKLKVLGVASKKRSSLLPNTPTIDESVRGYEFSTWGAIVAPKGTSSAVVSKINDSLAAALKDPKLREQLTQQGFEISPIGSENLKEVTAQGLVRMKRVIKEGGIEPN
- a CDS encoding Re/Si-specific NAD(P)(+) transhydrogenase subunit alpha, whose amino-acid sequence is MRIGVPLETRPGETRVAATPETVKKLISQGHQFIIQSGAGNGASVPDSAYEAVGATIGSAADAFAAEMVLKVRSPQADELKQIKSGTVLIGMLDPFDNEAIAAMASQGITAFALEAAPRTTRAQSMDVLSSQANIAGYKAVMLAANEYQRFMPMLMTAAGTVKAARILILGAGVAGLQAIATAKRLGAVIEASDVRPAAKEQIESLGAKFVDVPYETDEEREIAKGVGGYARPMPESWMKRQAALVAERAMQADIVIATALIPGRKPPVLLHSETVAKMKPGSVVIDLAAGRGENGSGNCPLTRADQIVDANGVKIVGHTNLPSMVAADASALYARNVLDFMKLIINKEAQLAIPAAADDDIVAACLMCRDGQAVRTN
- the mnmA gene encoding tRNA 2-thiouridine(34) synthase MnmA encodes the protein MLDLQSSAIPLSQPSKVVVGMSGGVDSSVTAWLLKQQGFEVIGLFMKNWEDDDNSEYCSSRQDWLDVVSVADLIGIDVEAVNFAAEYRERVFAEFLREYSAGRTPNPDVLCNAEIKFKAFLDHAMALGADAIATGHYARARHAVEGVQLLKGLDASKDQSYFLHRLSQQQLAKVMFPLGEMAKTEVRKLADQIGLPNARKKDSTGICFIGERPFREFLNRYLPTTPGPIKTPDGKTVGEHMGLAFFTLGQRKGIGVGGSQDGNGDAWYVARKDMASNTLYIAQGHAHPWLSSQHLNAIDASWISGAMPLAGAYGAKTRYRQADANCTLEMASAGFALQFADSQWAITPGQSAVVYDGDICLGGGIISASPE
- a CDS encoding glutathione S-transferase — its product is MKIIGSLTSPYARKVRIVLAEKKIEADFVPENVWVPETTIGQHNPLGKIPCLVTDDGSAIFDSRVIVEYVDTLSPVGKLIPADGRERAAVKTWEALADGILDAGILARLEATWRPAEQQSPAWIERQMSKIDAALKTMSIGLGESNYCHHNQFSLADIAVGCALGYLDFRFPSLDWRTPHPNLAAFYQGLMQRQSFKDTVPPAA
- a CDS encoding cytochrome b/b6 domain-containing protein; translated protein: MGISTAFSKSVKNTLHLIGAVSFIMAYITADSESFRLVHVYCGYGFGIIFLLRLCWGAIAGGASSLGALWRRASMVKGIQADMKALEIQRLWNWNRWYGAFMGVFILVMYVLTPLLVLTGIGGYEEWGGKWLRAIFEGSHETLGEMYLFIIFVHLALVGVRYARTRLLESRAAVSDPAVN
- a CDS encoding DUF1924 domain-containing protein; its protein translation is MNSNTYSIHAKSALFMLLVFTAIAPAIAAETTPSKQLQYWADKAGSQANSDRGKIFFNSTHGKEWSCSSCHGNPPTSPGKHASTSKAIDPLAPSANPDALTDSARTDKWFRRNCNDVLGRECLPQEKADVLSYLISIKK